A part of Blastopirellula marina genomic DNA contains:
- a CDS encoding DUF6793 family protein — MALFEVETNAHIVITWAQDENEAKGQVYDSYPGDEIIRISKRPRTSWVISKAALGLAAQALDPCVVARDCLSKAEGDKVHAIRLYMHETGNDLNQARKAIESNMVMGW; from the coding sequence ATGGCGCTATTCGAGGTTGAAACAAACGCTCACATTGTCATTACCTGGGCCCAAGACGAGAACGAAGCCAAAGGCCAGGTTTACGATAGCTATCCGGGTGATGAGATCATCCGTATTTCCAAGCGTCCGCGGACCTCTTGGGTAATTTCCAAAGCAGCATTGGGGCTCGCTGCCCAGGCCCTTGATCCTTGCGTGGTCGCGCGAGATTGTCTCTCGAAGGCGGAAGGGGACAAGGTCCATGCGATCCGGTTGTACATGCACGAGACAGGGAACGACTTGAATCAAGCTCGCAAAGCCATCGAGTCGAACATGGTCATGGGCTGGTAG
- a CDS encoding GGDEF domain-containing protein — protein MEDWILGIPTPVAMALIALIGYFLGKRNQRPASAEQAFARRELKRAKAVVKQLEEISREVRRNLATHQSSIAHFKDRIVLMCSDENPTGESWQALCEEAERMLSPTMRLSSQIAHAYDEVRQQANLLMTFTESRTDPLTGLSNRRALDDSLESLFAMKDRYELTFSLCILDVDHFKRINDEFGHLEGDRVLQEVANLVDNCVRETDVVTRYGGEEFVVLMPSTDLDGANMFAERVRVAAAEKLKVTVSGGVAQASAADEPQTLLARADAALYRAKANGRNCIYCHTGERVIPHPLPHVTDDCQDNDDDERLLEEVRSLERSLGSRLDREAAASKPKVDLQESEVV, from the coding sequence ATGGAAGACTGGATATTGGGAATCCCGACACCCGTGGCGATGGCGCTGATCGCACTGATCGGCTACTTCTTGGGTAAACGAAATCAGCGACCAGCTTCAGCTGAGCAAGCATTTGCTCGCCGCGAACTGAAACGCGCCAAAGCGGTAGTAAAGCAGTTGGAAGAAATCTCGCGAGAAGTGCGTCGCAACCTGGCCACCCATCAATCGAGCATCGCCCATTTCAAAGACCGTATCGTCCTGATGTGCTCTGACGAAAATCCAACTGGCGAATCGTGGCAGGCTTTATGTGAAGAAGCCGAACGAATGCTGAGCCCAACCATGCGGCTCTCTTCGCAAATTGCCCACGCCTATGACGAAGTGCGTCAGCAAGCCAACCTGTTGATGACCTTCACCGAATCGCGTACCGATCCGCTCACCGGCCTTTCCAACCGACGTGCGTTGGATGATAGCTTGGAAAGCTTGTTCGCGATGAAGGATCGATACGAACTAACTTTCTCGCTGTGCATTCTCGATGTCGATCACTTCAAGCGGATCAACGACGAGTTTGGTCACCTGGAAGGGGATCGTGTTTTGCAGGAAGTGGCAAACCTCGTGGATAACTGCGTTCGTGAAACCGACGTGGTTACTCGCTACGGTGGTGAAGAATTCGTGGTGTTGATGCCATCGACTGACTTGGACGGGGCCAACATGTTTGCCGAACGTGTCCGAGTTGCGGCAGCTGAGAAGCTGAAGGTGACAGTCAGTGGTGGTGTGGCCCAAGCGAGTGCCGCTGACGAACCACAAACCTTGTTGGCGCGTGCCGATGCGGCTCTTTATCGAGCCAAGGCGAACGGCCGCAACTGCATCTATTGTCACACCGGCGAGCGCGTGATACCTCATCCGCTGCCCCACGTGACCGACGATTGCCAAGACAATGATGATGACGAACGCTTGCTGGAAGAAGTTCGCTCGCTAGAGCGATCGCTTGGCAGTCGGCTCGATCGCGAGGCCGCGGCGAGCAAGCCTAAGGTCGATTTACAAGAGTCGGAAGTCGTTTAA
- a CDS encoding NINE protein: MTGNNTHSIVFGYIAWAFGVFGAHRFYYGKTLTGVLWFFTLGLLFVGWIIDLFLIPSMDEECNQRYRSGPIDYNVAWILCFFLGVFGIHRFYMGKWISGLIWLVTGGLLGIGFVYDVLTLNDQVDEINRELAVA; the protein is encoded by the coding sequence ATGACTGGCAACAACACCCACTCAATCGTCTTTGGTTATATCGCTTGGGCGTTCGGCGTCTTTGGAGCGCATCGCTTTTATTACGGCAAAACACTCACCGGCGTGCTGTGGTTTTTCACGCTGGGCTTGCTCTTTGTCGGCTGGATTATCGACTTGTTCCTGATTCCTTCGATGGATGAAGAATGCAATCAACGGTATCGTAGCGGACCGATCGATTACAACGTGGCTTGGATCTTGTGCTTTTTCCTGGGCGTGTTCGGCATCCATCGCTTTTACATGGGTAAATGGATTAGCGGCCTTATCTGGTTGGTAACTGGTGGACTGCTGGGAATCGGCTTCGTGTACGATGTGTTGACGCTGAACGATCAAGTCGATGAAATCAATCGCGAGTTAGCCGTCGCTTAA
- a CDS encoding cupin-like domain-containing protein produces the protein MSASNLIDCTFSNTDLEKKPLTVNHRLVETGLFDDEHLIRILDTHPRDCLNVHTMGVDETSNQWREGDASTLSGEQLLNATKAGRLWLNVRNMADHHAEFTKLINDIYDEIQAKTPGFNALERSANLLISSPRALVYYHLDIPCNMLWHMRGVKRVWAYPPYNERYVTQQKVEDVICGVSNEELDYQPEFDQEAMVVDLQPGQMVTWPQNTPHRVSNVEGLNVSLTTEHLTPKARRRIKLFRANRFMRHTLGYKNLSQNTEGLDYGAKVLAYSVVRAWQKLFPKKSEGYYYPVTFKLDPSNPAKIQDLAK, from the coding sequence ATGTCTGCCTCGAATCTGATCGATTGCACGTTTTCAAATACCGACCTAGAGAAAAAGCCGCTCACGGTAAACCATCGTCTGGTAGAAACAGGCCTCTTTGACGACGAACATTTAATCCGCATTCTGGACACTCATCCGCGTGATTGCCTGAACGTCCATACGATGGGCGTCGACGAAACCTCGAACCAGTGGCGAGAAGGGGATGCATCAACACTCTCCGGCGAGCAGTTACTGAACGCCACGAAAGCGGGGCGATTGTGGCTGAACGTCCGCAACATGGCGGATCATCATGCTGAATTCACCAAACTGATCAACGACATCTACGACGAGATCCAAGCGAAGACGCCTGGCTTCAACGCGCTTGAGCGATCGGCTAACCTGCTAATCAGTTCGCCTCGTGCGCTGGTTTACTATCACCTTGATATCCCTTGCAACATGCTGTGGCATATGCGGGGCGTCAAACGCGTGTGGGCTTATCCTCCCTACAACGAGCGTTACGTCACCCAGCAAAAGGTCGAAGATGTGATCTGCGGGGTAAGCAACGAAGAACTCGACTATCAGCCAGAATTCGATCAAGAAGCCATGGTCGTTGATCTCCAGCCAGGGCAAATGGTTACCTGGCCGCAAAACACACCACATCGCGTGAGCAACGTGGAAGGCTTGAATGTGTCGCTCACCACCGAGCATCTCACACCGAAGGCACGCCGGCGCATCAAACTTTTCCGTGCGAATCGTTTCATGCGACACACACTCGGATATAAAAACTTATCGCAGAACACCGAAGGCCTGGACTACGGCGCCAAGGTGCTTGCCTACTCTGTTGTGCGAGCCTGGCAGAAGTTGTTCCCGAAGAAGTCGGAAGGATACTACTATCCCGTTACCTTCAAGCTCGACCCCAGCAACCCAGCCAAGATTCAAGACTTGGCCAAATAA
- a CDS encoding 2-phosphosulfolactate phosphatase: MKTKRIDVYLLPALMGQADLSGTVAVVIDVLRATTTITHAVANGADSIFPQLTIEDAKSQHASKPTALLGGERGGKRIEGFDLGNSPTEYSREVVSGKQILFTTTNGTKAMQACRAAETIYIASFVNLTALCNELAEHETIQIVCAGTEGEITREDVLLAGAIVDHLIDGAKSIECNDQAQIATDAWQEAKTGLTATSLAQRLKVSRGGRNVLRIGLEADIDIAATLDKFSVVPRLDPKTWEIRDSRNMGR; encoded by the coding sequence TTGAAGACCAAACGAATCGATGTCTATTTACTGCCAGCACTTATGGGGCAGGCCGACCTCTCCGGGACCGTCGCTGTGGTAATCGATGTCTTGCGAGCCACCACTACCATCACCCACGCAGTCGCCAATGGAGCCGACAGTATCTTCCCGCAACTGACAATTGAAGACGCCAAGTCGCAGCATGCCAGCAAGCCTACGGCGCTTCTGGGAGGTGAAAGGGGAGGGAAGCGGATCGAAGGTTTCGATCTTGGGAATTCGCCTACCGAGTACAGTCGCGAGGTCGTTTCCGGCAAGCAGATCCTCTTCACCACCACCAACGGTACCAAAGCGATGCAGGCCTGTCGTGCGGCCGAGACGATCTATATCGCTTCCTTCGTCAATCTGACCGCGCTATGCAATGAACTGGCCGAGCACGAAACCATTCAAATTGTCTGTGCCGGGACCGAGGGAGAAATCACTCGAGAAGATGTCCTCTTAGCCGGGGCGATCGTCGATCACTTGATCGACGGAGCCAAGTCGATTGAGTGCAACGATCAAGCTCAGATCGCCACCGACGCCTGGCAAGAAGCGAAAACAGGGCTCACTGCGACTTCGCTCGCCCAGCGTTTGAAGGTCAGCCGCGGCGGTCGAAACGTCCTGCGAATCGGGCTGGAGGCCGACATCGATATTGCGGCCACACTCGACAAGTTTAGTGTCGTTCCCCGCTTGGATCCCAAGACCTGGGAGATCCGAGATTCCCGGAACATGGGCCGGTAG
- a CDS encoding tetratricopeptide repeat protein, whose translation MSSSYPPESSPIPSRESAPPPRRRWPIGRWLLTLLVIAAVYVGFTLLNSTSRAQFQWAAALESLDEGNIVEAQKHADQALKLDPEDSDLQLRAAEFFYRIDQPEVASKHLKRALELSGDNPTVLNTASFLFARMGKHDQSLPLSDKLVDLSETKRTIHPHMALNQRAYAIALAAADGQASDEQIQQGLEDINKALEVFVHDDAVIDQRIANYLDTRGYLELYAGSPQRGLKDINKAIAVYELLREEIANEVKDANLDKVPEAAIAFDQELKHVLAVLFAHRAAILEELNEADAADADHIRASEFGLNRKKGIW comes from the coding sequence ATGAGTTCCTCCTATCCACCTGAGAGCTCCCCAATTCCGTCGCGCGAGTCCGCCCCTCCGCCACGTCGTCGCTGGCCGATAGGTCGGTGGCTGCTGACACTGCTGGTCATTGCCGCGGTCTACGTCGGTTTTACGCTGCTTAACTCAACATCGCGTGCTCAATTCCAATGGGCCGCCGCACTCGAGTCATTGGACGAAGGAAATATTGTCGAGGCCCAGAAGCATGCTGATCAAGCATTGAAACTTGATCCGGAAGATTCCGACCTGCAATTGCGTGCGGCCGAATTCTTCTATCGCATCGATCAGCCGGAAGTCGCTAGTAAACACCTGAAGCGTGCACTCGAACTCAGTGGCGACAACCCGACTGTTTTGAATACGGCCAGCTTCCTGTTCGCGCGGATGGGAAAACATGATCAGTCGTTGCCACTTTCAGACAAACTGGTTGATCTGTCAGAAACGAAGCGGACGATTCACCCGCATATGGCCTTGAACCAGCGTGCCTACGCGATCGCTTTGGCTGCAGCAGACGGCCAAGCTTCAGACGAACAAATCCAGCAAGGTTTGGAAGACATTAACAAAGCTCTCGAAGTGTTCGTGCACGACGACGCAGTCATCGATCAGCGGATCGCGAATTACCTCGACACGCGCGGGTATCTCGAACTTTACGCTGGATCGCCGCAGCGTGGCTTGAAAGACATTAACAAAGCAATTGCGGTGTACGAGTTACTTCGTGAAGAGATCGCTAACGAAGTCAAAGATGCGAACTTAGACAAAGTCCCCGAAGCGGCGATCGCTTTCGATCAAGAACTGAAGCACGTTTTAGCTGTGCTTTTCGCCCATCGTGCCGCTATTCTCGAAGAGTTGAACGAAGCGGACGCGGCTGATGCCGACCACATTCGAGCAAGCGAGTTTGGCCTAAATCGCAAGAAGGGAATCTGGTAG
- a CDS encoding superoxide dismutase — protein sequence MAYELPALPYAYDALEPHIDARTMEIHHTKHHQAYITKVNAAIEGTDLESKSIEELVTGINSVPENIRGAVRNNGGGHANHSLFWTIMKPGGGGTPSGDLAAAIDAELGGFEKFKEDFSNAAATRFGSGWAWLSVSGGKLEVSSTPNQDSPLMEGKTPILGLDVWEHAYYLNYQNKRPDYISAFFNVINWDEVASRYAAAKG from the coding sequence ATGGCCTACGAACTTCCTGCATTACCGTACGCATACGACGCGCTCGAACCGCACATTGACGCCCGTACGATGGAAATCCATCACACTAAGCATCACCAGGCTTACATCACCAAGGTGAATGCGGCGATCGAAGGAACCGACTTGGAAAGCAAGTCGATTGAAGAACTGGTTACCGGCATCAACTCGGTTCCAGAGAACATTCGCGGCGCCGTCCGTAATAATGGTGGTGGTCACGCGAACCACTCGTTGTTCTGGACCATCATGAAGCCAGGCGGTGGCGGAACGCCAAGTGGTGACCTGGCTGCTGCCATCGACGCCGAACTGGGCGGCTTTGAAAAGTTCAAGGAAGACTTCAGCAACGCTGCCGCAACCCGCTTTGGTTCAGGCTGGGCTTGGCTGAGCGTCTCGGGTGGCAAATTGGAAGTCTCCAGCACGCCGAACCAAGACTCGCCACTGATGGAAGGTAAGACTCCAATCCTGGGTCTCGACGTCTGGGAACACGCTTACTACTTGAACTATCAAAACAAGCGTCCTGACTACATCTCGGCGTTCTTCAACGTCATCAACTGGGACGAAGTTGCTTCTCGCTACGCAGCTGCCAAGGGTTAA
- a CDS encoding amidohydrolase has protein sequence MAIRNGHFVAVGSNADVRRRMGTKTTVVDAAGQTITPGLIDSHLHFVGLGESLQMLNLSQARSWEAIVRQVESAAKQTPAGDWIEGRGWHQSKWSVEPTENVDGYPMHTSMSRVTETHPVILTHASGHACFANAAAMKLAGIDRDTPDPPGGQIVRDAEGDAIGIFLENAQSHIYRAKAKADRQVPNADRQARLSEQIRLAGEACLRHGITSVHDAGCSFELAEKLRQFADAGQLQVRMLVMIRASSRELEGRLAAARIEQAGNGFLTVRSVKVSIDGALGAHGAWLLQPYDDLPGSVGFNTVASDELERIAEMCKANHWQLCVHAIGDQANREVLDIYERVLGAEAGEDHRWRVEHAQHLAVEDIPRFGKLGVIPAMQANHCTSDAPFVLQRLGERRSSEGAYVWRSLIDSGAIVANGTDAPVESIDPRVSLYASVTRQLSDGSQFFPEQCMTRQEALLSYTRWAARAGFQDQYIGSIEIGKRADFVLWDTDLLNCPAEELLTAKTLRVWLDGKERTVTPLAK, from the coding sequence GTGGCGATTCGAAATGGCCACTTCGTAGCCGTGGGCAGTAATGCCGATGTGCGTCGAAGGATGGGGACGAAGACTACCGTCGTCGATGCCGCTGGCCAAACGATTACGCCGGGACTGATCGATAGCCATCTGCATTTTGTGGGCTTAGGCGAGTCGCTGCAAATGCTGAATCTCAGTCAAGCCCGTTCTTGGGAGGCGATCGTGCGGCAGGTCGAGTCGGCAGCCAAACAAACACCCGCCGGTGATTGGATCGAAGGGCGAGGCTGGCACCAGAGCAAATGGTCGGTTGAGCCAACCGAGAATGTCGATGGATATCCCATGCACACGTCGATGAGCAGAGTCACGGAGACGCACCCAGTCATTCTTACCCACGCGAGTGGCCATGCTTGCTTCGCAAACGCTGCCGCGATGAAATTGGCGGGCATTGATCGCGATACTCCCGATCCGCCGGGGGGACAAATTGTGCGTGACGCCGAAGGAGACGCCATTGGGATCTTCCTTGAAAATGCCCAATCGCACATTTACCGAGCAAAGGCCAAGGCGGACAGGCAAGTGCCGAATGCCGATCGCCAAGCTCGTTTGTCCGAGCAGATTCGTCTGGCGGGTGAAGCCTGCTTGAGACACGGAATCACATCTGTCCATGACGCTGGCTGCAGCTTTGAGCTCGCGGAAAAGCTGCGACAGTTTGCCGACGCCGGTCAATTGCAGGTGCGCATGCTGGTGATGATCCGTGCCAGTAGTCGGGAATTGGAAGGCCGTTTAGCCGCTGCGCGTATCGAGCAGGCGGGAAATGGCTTCCTGACAGTGAGGAGCGTGAAAGTTTCCATTGATGGAGCATTAGGAGCGCATGGTGCCTGGTTGCTACAGCCTTACGACGATCTGCCGGGCAGCGTCGGCTTCAACACCGTTGCGAGCGATGAACTGGAACGCATCGCAGAAATGTGCAAAGCCAACCACTGGCAATTGTGCGTGCATGCCATTGGAGATCAGGCCAACCGCGAAGTCCTGGACATTTACGAGCGGGTGTTAGGCGCCGAAGCCGGCGAGGATCATCGTTGGCGAGTTGAGCATGCACAGCACTTAGCAGTCGAGGATATTCCCCGCTTTGGAAAGTTGGGAGTCATCCCTGCAATGCAAGCCAATCATTGCACAAGTGACGCTCCTTTCGTCCTGCAGCGATTGGGTGAACGCCGCAGTTCCGAAGGTGCCTACGTCTGGCGTTCGCTCATCGACAGTGGTGCGATCGTTGCTAACGGGACCGACGCTCCGGTGGAATCGATCGATCCGCGCGTCAGCCTGTATGCATCGGTCACCCGGCAACTTTCAGATGGCAGCCAGTTTTTTCCGGAACAGTGCATGACGCGGCAGGAGGCGTTGCTGAGCTACACTCGCTGGGCCGCGCGAGCTGGCTTTCAAGACCAATACATCGGCTCTATCGAAATTGGAAAACGGGCGGACTTTGTACTCTGGGATACCGATCTTCTGAATTGCCCTGCGGAAGAGTTGTTGACCGCCAAAACGCTGCGTGTCTGGCTGGACGGTAAAGAGCGAACGGTCACTCCGCTCGCCAAATAA